In the Streptomyces fradiae ATCC 10745 = DSM 40063 genome, CGCCCGGCTTGACGGTCTGCGCGGGCTTGGCGCGGTCGCCGTTGACGCGGACGTGCCCGGCGCGGCAGGCCGTGGCGGCCTGGGAGCGGGTCTTGGTCAGGCGCACCGCCCAGATCCAGCTGTCGACCCGCGCCGTGGCGCCCTGCGGGTGCGGGGCGCGATGTGCCGTCTCCGTCGCTGCCATGGCCCTCCTCGGCTCCTGGGCTCCTCGGTTCCTCGTGGCGCCGGCCCCGTGTCGCCGGCTCAGCCCTGCTGGAACAGTTCCGCGGGCAGCGGCTTGAGCAGGGCGTACAGGTCGTCGGTGATGGGCCGGTCCCAGCTCGCGATGGTCACGAGGACGTTGTCGCTGCGGTCGAACTGGACGCAGGAGATCCGGCTCTCGGTGAGCTTGAGGCGGCGGACGATGAGCAGGTTGTCGCCCTGCATGACCGGGACGTCCTCGCTCTCCACGACCTCGACGTGGTCGTCCCGCTCCAGCGCCGCGAGGAGCTGGGCCGCCTCGAAGGGGATCTGGCCCTCGGCGAGGTCCCGCGCCGGGGAGCCCTCCGGCAGATTGCCGATGATCATCGCGGGGCCGCGGCCGCCGAAGAGGTCGTAGCGGAGGAACACGCCCTGGCAGGTGCCGTCGGGGGCGGGGAGCAGGCCGGCGCCGAGGTTCCCGGGCCAGTCGCCCGGGTCCATGGCCAGGACGTCGAAGTCCGGGCCCGCGGGTGTGGCGGGGCTGCGGCGGCGGAGGAAGGACATGCCGCCATGGTACGGGTCCCGGGCCGCCGCGCGGCGGGCGGGGCGCCGTCGCGGAGGGGCCCGCCGGACGTGGCCGAGGGGTCCGGGAGGCGTGTGGGAGCGGCGGGTTCACCGCTTCGGGGGATGTCCGTGGGGCGCGCGGGGCCGTGGACGCCCGCGCGGGCGGCAGCGGGGTCCGAGGGCGGGTCGGCGTGGGCGCGCTGGGTGGGCCGGGGTGGGCGGGGGTGGGCCGGGGTGCGCGGGCCGGTCGCCGCGGGGGATGCCGGGAGCGGGCCGGGCCGGGCCGGGGCGAGGCGAGGGCGCGCGGGCCGGTGGTGGCGGGCGAGGCGCGGCGGCGGACGCCGGGGGCTCGGCGGGTGCGTGTGGGCGCGTGCGGGTGCGGCCGGGCGCCGGATCGGGGCGGTGACGGGCATGGCGGGTGCGGGACGGGGCGTGGGCGCGGGACGGCGGCGGCCGGAGGGCGGGGTGGCGGGGGGCCTGGGAGCCGGGTGGCGGAGGCCCGGGGAGGGGGTGGCGGAGGCCCGGGGGGCGGGGCGCGGGGGGCGGGCGGGGGTGTCGGGGGGCTTGCCGGGGGCGGGGTGCGCGGGGTAAGTGATCGGGATGCGGATCGACCGAATGGTCGGTAGCCGCGTGAACGGTCGATGCGGGACGGGCGGAGGACGGACATGGCGGAGGATCTGCGGGACGCCGGGGAGCGGCTGGACCGGGAGGAGCTGGAGGCCCTGCAGCTGGAGCGGCTGCGGGCGACGCTGCGGCACGCGTACGAGAACGTGCCCTTCCACCGGCGGGCGTTCGACGCGGCGGGGGTGCGGCCGGAGGACTGCCGGTCGCTGGCCGACCTGGGCCGCTTCCCGTTCACGACCAAGGAGGACCTGCGCGGCGCGTACCCCTTCGGGATGTTCGCCGTGGACCGCTCGCGGGTGCGGCGCCTGCACGCGTCGAGCGGCACCACGGGGCTGCCCACCGTCGTCGGGTACACCGACCGGGACCTGGACGTGTGGGCGGACGTGGTGGCGCGGTCGATCCGCGCGGCCGGGGGCAGGCCGGGGCAGGTGGTGCACGTGGCGTACGGGTACGGGCTGTTCACCGGCGGGCTCGGGGCGCACGGCGGGGCGGAGCGGCTCGGCTGCACGGTGGTGCCCGCCTCCGGCGGGATGACGGCGCGCCAAGTGCGGCTGATCCAGGACTTCCGGCCCGAAGTGATCATGGTGACGCCCTCGTACATGCTCACGCTGCTGGACGAGTTCGAGCGGCAGGGCGTCGATCCCCGGTCGACCTCCCTGCGGGTGGGCATATTCGGCGCGGAGCCGTGGACGGAGGAGATGCGGCGGGAGATCGAGGAGCGGTGCGCGATCGACGCCGTCGACATCTACGGCCTGTCGGAGGTGATCGGCCCCGGCGTGGCGCAGGAGTGCGTGGAGACCAAGGACGGGCTGCACGTGTGGGAGGACCATTTCTACCCGGAGGTGGTCGACCCGGTGACGGGCGAGGTGCTGCCGGACGGGGAGCGGGGCGAGCTGGTGTTCACCTCGCTGACCAAGGAGGCCATGCCGGTGGTGCGCTACCGGACGCGGGACCTCACGCGGCTGCTGCCGGGCACGGCGCGGGTGTTCCGGCGGATGGAGAAGGTCACGGGACGCAGCGACGACATGCTGATCGTGCGGGGCGTGAACCTCTTCCCGACGCAGGTCGAGGAGGTGCTGCTGCGCACGCCGGGGCTGGCGCCGCACTTCCAGCTCCGGCTGACCCGCGAGGGGCGCATGGACGCGCTGACCGTCCGGGTGGAGGCGCGCGCGGACACGCCGCCGACGCGGCGGGCGGACGCGGCGCGGGAGGTGCGGGCCGCCGTGAAGGACGGGATCGGCGTGACGGCAGCCGTGGAGGTGGTCGATCCGGGGACGCTGGAGCGGTCGGTGGGGAAGATCAAGCGGATCGTGGACCTCCGCCGCGACCCCGAGTGAGATCGGGGTCGGCGCCCCTCCCCAGGGGTGATCCCCGATCGGCCGCAGGGAGGATGACAGCGCCCCTCGCCGGATGAGTGCATGGGTCAACCACCTTTGCTCACAACCGAGTTGGGAGAGACGTTGCTCCTCCGTACGAGTCTGAGGCGCCTGCTGCCGGTGGCGGCGGCCCTGCTGGCCACGGCCGCCTCCACCCTGCCGGCGGGCGCCGCCCCGCCGCCCCGCGCGGACGGCGGACGCCCGTCGGCCGACGGGCTGTCGGCGACGATCCGCTACACCGAGTACGGCATCCCGCACATCCTGGCGAAGGACTACGCCTCCCTGGGCTTCGGCACGGGCTGGGCGCAGGCCGCCGACCAGGTGTGCGTGCTCGCCGACGGGTTCGTGACCGTCCGGGGCGAGCGCTCCCGCCACTTCGGTCCGGACGGCCGGGCCGACGGATCGATGTCGTCGGCCCGTACGAACCTCTCCAGCGACCTGTACTTCACGGGCGTGCGGGACGCGCGCACCGTGGAGCGCCTCCTCGACCGGCCGGCGCCCGCCGGGCCGGGCCGGGAGCAGAAGGAGCTGATGCGCGGCTGGGCCGCCGGGTACAACGCCTGGCTGGAGCGGAACCGGGTGACCGACCCGGCCTGCGCGGGCAAGGCGTGGGTCCGCCCGGTGACCGCCCTGGACGTGGCCCGGCGGTCGTACGCGCTGGCGGTGCTCGGCGGCGAGGGCGCCCTCGTGGAGGGCATCACCGCCGCGGCGCCGCCCGCCGCGGACGCGTCCACCGGGCGCGCCGCGGCCGGGGCCGCCGCCTCCGGACGGGCCTCCTCGAAGGGCGCGGACCCGGACGGGATGGCCGGGGCGGTGCGGGAGCTGTTCGACGCGCGCAACGCGACCATGGGGTCGAACGCCGTCGCCTTCCACGGCAGCACCACGGCCGGAGGCCGGGGCCTGCTGCTGGGCAACCCGCACTACCCGTGGCACGGCGGCCGGCGGTTCTGGCAGTCCCACCAGACGATCCCCGGCGAGCTGAACGTGCAGGGCGCCTCCCTGCTCGGCACCCCGCTGGTGCAGATCGGCTTCACCGAGAAGGTGGCGTGGAGCCACACGGTGGCCACCGGCCGCAGCATGAACCTGCACGAGCTGGTCCTCGACCCGGCCGACCCCACCGCGTACCTCGTGGACGGCAGGAGCGAGCCGATGGTGCGCCGGACGGTGACCGTGCCCGTCGCGGACGGCGAGCCGGTGACCCGCACGCAGTGGTGGACCCGGTACGGGCCGGTCACCACCGCCTTCGGCGGCACGGCCCTGCCGTGGACGCGGACGACCGCGTACGCGCTGCACGACCCGAACGCCCGCAACCTGCGCATGGCCGACAGCTCCCTCGCCCTCGCCAAGGCCGGCTCCGTCGGGGAGATGGCGGCCGGGCTGCGCCGCACCCAGGGCCTGCCGTGGGTGAACACGATCGCCTCCGACCGGAACGGCGGCACGCTCTTCACGCAGGCGCAGGTGGTGCCCAGGATCACCGACGAGCTGGCGGAGCGGTGCTCGACGCCGCTGGGCCGGACGCTGTACCCGGCCTCGGGTCTCGCCGTGCTCGACGGGTCGCGCGCCGGCTGCGCGCTCGGCGCGGACCGGGACGCGGTGGAGCCCGGCATCATGGGCCCGGCCCGCTGGCCGCTGCTGCGGGACGCCGCGTACGCCGGGAACTCCAACGACAGCGCGTGGCTGGCCAACGCCGACCGTCCGCTCACCGGGTACGAGCGGGTCTTCGGCGACCTGGACACGGAGCGGTCGCTGCGCACCCGCGGGGGCGTCGAGGACGTGGCGGCGATGGCCCGGCGGGGCTCCCTCACCGTGGCCGACCTCCAGGAGCAGCAGTTCGCCAACCGGGTGCCCGCCGCGGACCTGACCGCCGACGACGTGGTGCGGGCCTGCCCGGCGGTCCTGCCGGACGACGCGGAGGCGTGCGGGGCGCTCGCCCGCTGGGACCGCCGCATGGACACGACCAGCCGGGGCGCCCTGCTGTTCGACCGCTTCTGGGGACGGCTGGAGCGCGAGACGACGACCGCCGAGCGGTGGAAGGTGCCCTTCTCCGCGGCCGACCCGGTGCGCACCCCGCGCGACCTGGACACGGGCACGCCCGGCTTCGCGAAGGCGCTGCGCGAGGCCGTCGCCGAGCTGCGCGGCGCGCGCATCCCGCTCGACGCGCCGCTCGGCGAGCACCAGTACGTGGTGCGGGGCGGCGAGCGCATCCCCGTGCACGGCGGCACGGGTACGGGCGTGTGGAACATGACCGTGCCCGTGTGGGACGCGGAGAACGGCGGCTACACGGAGGTGCGGCACGGCACGAGCCACGTCCAGGCGGTCGGCTGGGACGCGAGCCGGTGCCCGGTCGCGCGGACGCTGCTGACGTACTCCCAGTCGTCCGACCCGGCCTCGCCGCACCACGCGGACCAGACCCGGCTGTACGCGCGGGAGCAGTGGGTGACCGCCCGGTTCTGCGAGCGGGACATCCTGCGCGACCCGGCGCTGCGGGTGGTCCGGGTGGCGCAGTGAGCGCCCGGCGGCCGGCCCCGCGCGGGCCGGCCGCCGTCGGCGGAGGTCCTTGACGGCCGGGCGCGGTCGGCGGGGGTCCCCCACGGCCGGGCGCGGTCGGCGGGGGTCCTTGACGGCCGGGCCCGGCGGTACGAAGGTCTCACCTGATGCGCGCGACGGCGGGGTTTCCCCTCGGACGGCGGTGCCACCGGAGGCGGGGAGGGCGGTCATGGTGCGGAGTCCGGGTGTACCGGGTGTACCGGGTGCGGACGGGGTCGGCCGGCGGGCGTTCGGCGGCGGGGTGCTGGCACTGGGAGGTGCGCTGGTGATCGGTCCGCTTCCGGGGGCCGCCGCGGCGGGACGGGAGCGCGGCCCGGCGGGGACACCCGGCGGGGCCGCGCCGGCGGGTGCGGCGGCCGGGGCGGGGGCGGCGCTGCGTCGCGGCACCGCCGAGCAGGCCGGGCTGCTGCCGCGCCACCTCGACCTGCTGGTCGCGGACGCCGAGCGGTTCCTCGGCCCCTCCCCCACGCACCCCTGGTACGCGGGAGCGGTGGTCCTCGCGGGCCGCGGCCCCGTCGTGGCGCTGCACCGGGCCGTCGGGCACGCGGTGCGCTACGCGGCCTACGACGAGACGACCGGGCGGGGCGTGGAGCTGCCGCCGGAGCGGCGCGTCCCGATGCGCGAGGACACCGTCTTCGACCTGGCGTCCCTGACCAAGCTGTTCACCTCGCTGCTCGCCGTGCAGCTGCTGGAGCGCGGCGAGCTGGAGCTGGGCACCCCCGTCGCCGAGCGGCTCCCCGACTTCGGCGGCGGCGGGAAGGGCGGCGTCACCGTGCGCCATCTGCTGACGCACACCTCGGGGCTGCGCGCCTGGCTGCCGCTGTACGAGGAGCCGACGCGGGAGGGCATGCTGCGGCGGCTGTGGGACGAGCGGCCCCTGGACCCGCCCGGCACCGCGTACCGCTACTCCGACCTGAACCTGATCGCCCTTCAGCTGCTGCTGGAGAAGGTCTCCGGCCGGCCGCTGGACGTGCTGCTGCGGGAGCGGATCACGGGGCCGCTCGGCATGCGGGGCACCCGGTTCAACCCGCCGGCCTCCTGGCGGCCGCGGATCGCGGCGACCGAGGACGCCCGCAGGCCGTGGTCGGGGATCGACCGGGGCATGGTGTGGGGCGAGGTGCACGACGAGAACGCCTACGCCCTCGGCGGGGTCGCCGGGCACGCGGGCCTCTTCTCCCGCGCCTGGGACCTCGCGGTCCTCGCCCGGACGCTGCTCGACGGCGGCGCCCACGGCGGTGCGCGCATCCTGCGGCCCGACTCGGTGGAGCTGCTGTTCACCGACTTCAACACGGCGTTCCCCGGCGACGGGCACGGGCTGGGCTTCGAGCTGTACCAGCACTGGTACATGGGCGCGATGGCCACGCCCCGCACCGCCGGGCACACCGGGTTCACCGGGACCAGTCTGGTGCTGGACCCGACGACCGACTCGTTCCTCGTCCTGCTGGGCAACTCGGTGCACCCGGTGCGCGGCTGGCGCTCCGGTTCGGCACCCCGCGTGGCCGTCGCCGACCGCATGGCGCGGGCGGTGCCCGTACGGCCCGCGCACGGCCGCGCCGCCTGGTTCGCCGGGACCGCTTCGGCCGCCGCGGCGACGCTGACGCTGCCCGCGGTGCGGCCGGTGACGGCGCGGGCGCGGCTGCGGTGCGCCCTGTGGTGGGACACCGAGCCGGGCGCGGACGCGCTGGCCCTGGAGGCGGCGGCCGAGCCCGCCGGGGGCGGGGCGGCCCAGTGGCGGCCGGTGCCGTTCGTCACGGTACGGCCGGGCGGGGAGCCGGTGCGGCACCCCGGCGGCACGGTGAGCGGCTTCTCGGGGCGGGTCTGGCACCGGCTGGAGGCCGACCTGTCGGCGTGGTGCGGGGGCGGCCCCGTGCGGCTGCGCTGGCGGTACCGGACGGACGCACGCTACGTGGGGCGGGGCGTGTACGTGGACGGGCTGCGGGTCCTGGACGGCGGGCGGGTGCTGTTCGACGAGGCGCGGCCGCCGGACGCGGCGCGGGTCGAGGCGGAGGGCTGGTCGGCCTCCGCCGACTGAACTCCGGCCGCCGCCCGGGGCCTCTCCGGCCCGCCGCGGGGCCCGTCCCCCGGGTGCGCGTGCCCGGACGCACGGGGAGACTGGGGGGCGGGGGTCACCCGGCGAGAGGACGGCACCCATGTCCGTGACGGACAAGCTCAAGAACCTGCTGAAGGGGCACGAGGGCCAGGTCGGCAAGGGTGTCGACAAGGCCGGCGACTACGTCGACAAGCGCACGCACGGGCGGTTCGGCAAGCACGTCGACACCGCGCAGGAGCGGCTCAAGGACCGGCTGGGCCGCGAACCGGGGCAGCGCCGGGAGCCGCCCGCCCAGCCCTGAACGCCTTCTTCCTCCGCCCCGCCGCACGGGGTCGTCCGGGCCGGCCGCGCCACGCGGCCGGCCCGGCGCTTGAGCGTGCTCGCGGCGGGGGGCGCGGGGCGGGCGGGGCGCGGCGGGCGGGCGCGAGAGGGCGGGCGCGAGAGGGCGGGCGGGCGGTGTCGGGGCCTCGGGGCGGGGCGTCGGGGCGGGGGGCCTCGGGTGGCGCCCGCCACCCGGTCGTACGTCTCGGAGTGCGGTGTGGTCGCGGCTGGTGGAGAGTCGTGCCGAGTCCCCCACTCGAAGGAGAGAAACATGCTTCGGCGCATTTCGATCGCTCTGGCCGGTCTGCTCGCTGTCGGCTTCTTCGCCGCCGCTCCCGCCGCCGCCCACGGCGGCGACTCCAGCAAGGGCTGCTGGCTGAGCGGTGGTCACGTCCAGGCGGGCGACGTCCACGTCGCCGGGTTCGAAGGGCTCTGCTGGAAGGTCGGCTGACCCTCGCCGCGGCGACGGCGCTTTCGGGCGGGCACCCGGTGCGGGTGCCCGCCCGCTGTGCTGCCGGGTGGCGGCGGGCGCGGGACGGGTGCCTTGCGACGCCCGCGCGGGTGCCGGTGCGTCAGCCGGGCCGCGGGACGGCCGCCCGCGGTGCCGTCCCGCGCCGGGCACGGCGCGTGGCGGGGCGTCAGTCCGTGGCGGGGTTCAGTCTGGGGCGGGGTTCAGTCCGTGGCGGGGCGGTGGGCGCCCGCCACGCGCCGGTACAGCTCGACGGCCTCCGTGTGCCGGCCGAGCTGCTCCAGGCACTGGGCCTCGTCGTGGCGGCTGGCGAGGGTGTCCGGGTGGTCGGGTCCGAACACCCGCTCGCGGGCGGCGGCTATGCCCCGGTACGCGGCGAGCGCCTCCTCCCAGCGGCCGAGCCAGCCCAGGCAGACGGCCACCTCCCGGCCGCTGACCAGTGTGTCCGGATGCTCCGGACCCAGGACGCGGGCGCGGGCCCCGGCGACCTCGCGGGCCTCCGCGAGGGCCTCCTCCCAGCGGCCGAGCCGCCCCAGGTTGACGCCGAGGCCGTGGCGGGCGCGCAGGGTCTCCGGGTCGTCGGCGCCCTGCCCGCGGGTGCGGGCCGCGACGAGGTCCCGGTAC is a window encoding:
- a CDS encoding penicillin acylase family protein, whose translation is MGETLLLRTSLRRLLPVAAALLATAASTLPAGAAPPPRADGGRPSADGLSATIRYTEYGIPHILAKDYASLGFGTGWAQAADQVCVLADGFVTVRGERSRHFGPDGRADGSMSSARTNLSSDLYFTGVRDARTVERLLDRPAPAGPGREQKELMRGWAAGYNAWLERNRVTDPACAGKAWVRPVTALDVARRSYALAVLGGEGALVEGITAAAPPAADASTGRAAAGAAASGRASSKGADPDGMAGAVRELFDARNATMGSNAVAFHGSTTAGGRGLLLGNPHYPWHGGRRFWQSHQTIPGELNVQGASLLGTPLVQIGFTEKVAWSHTVATGRSMNLHELVLDPADPTAYLVDGRSEPMVRRTVTVPVADGEPVTRTQWWTRYGPVTTAFGGTALPWTRTTAYALHDPNARNLRMADSSLALAKAGSVGEMAAGLRRTQGLPWVNTIASDRNGGTLFTQAQVVPRITDELAERCSTPLGRTLYPASGLAVLDGSRAGCALGADRDAVEPGIMGPARWPLLRDAAYAGNSNDSAWLANADRPLTGYERVFGDLDTERSLRTRGGVEDVAAMARRGSLTVADLQEQQFANRVPAADLTADDVVRACPAVLPDDAEACGALARWDRRMDTTSRGALLFDRFWGRLERETTTAERWKVPFSAADPVRTPRDLDTGTPGFAKALREAVAELRGARIPLDAPLGEHQYVVRGGERIPVHGGTGTGVWNMTVPVWDAENGGYTEVRHGTSHVQAVGWDASRCPVARTLLTYSQSSDPASPHHADQTRLYAREQWVTARFCERDILRDPALRVVRVAQ
- a CDS encoding serine hydrolase domain-containing protein, with translation MVRSPGVPGVPGADGVGRRAFGGGVLALGGALVIGPLPGAAAAGRERGPAGTPGGAAPAGAAAGAGAALRRGTAEQAGLLPRHLDLLVADAERFLGPSPTHPWYAGAVVLAGRGPVVALHRAVGHAVRYAAYDETTGRGVELPPERRVPMREDTVFDLASLTKLFTSLLAVQLLERGELELGTPVAERLPDFGGGGKGGVTVRHLLTHTSGLRAWLPLYEEPTREGMLRRLWDERPLDPPGTAYRYSDLNLIALQLLLEKVSGRPLDVLLRERITGPLGMRGTRFNPPASWRPRIAATEDARRPWSGIDRGMVWGEVHDENAYALGGVAGHAGLFSRAWDLAVLARTLLDGGAHGGARILRPDSVELLFTDFNTAFPGDGHGLGFELYQHWYMGAMATPRTAGHTGFTGTSLVLDPTTDSFLVLLGNSVHPVRGWRSGSAPRVAVADRMARAVPVRPAHGRAAWFAGTASAAAATLTLPAVRPVTARARLRCALWWDTEPGADALALEAAAEPAGGGAAQWRPVPFVTVRPGGEPVRHPGGTVSGFSGRVWHRLEADLSAWCGGGPVRLRWRYRTDARYVGRGVYVDGLRVLDGGRVLFDEARPPDAARVEAEGWSASAD
- a CDS encoding antitoxin — its product is MSVTDKLKNLLKGHEGQVGKGVDKAGDYVDKRTHGRFGKHVDTAQERLKDRLGREPGQRREPPAQP
- the paaK gene encoding phenylacetate--CoA ligase PaaK translates to MAEDLRDAGERLDREELEALQLERLRATLRHAYENVPFHRRAFDAAGVRPEDCRSLADLGRFPFTTKEDLRGAYPFGMFAVDRSRVRRLHASSGTTGLPTVVGYTDRDLDVWADVVARSIRAAGGRPGQVVHVAYGYGLFTGGLGAHGGAERLGCTVVPASGGMTARQVRLIQDFRPEVIMVTPSYMLTLLDEFERQGVDPRSTSLRVGIFGAEPWTEEMRREIEERCAIDAVDIYGLSEVIGPGVAQECVETKDGLHVWEDHFYPEVVDPVTGEVLPDGERGELVFTSLTKEAMPVVRYRTRDLTRLLPGTARVFRRMEKVTGRSDDMLIVRGVNLFPTQVEEVLLRTPGLAPHFQLRLTREGRMDALTVRVEARADTPPTRRADAAREVRAAVKDGIGVTAAVEVVDPGTLERSVGKIKRIVDLRRDPE